TAGCTCAGTGGTAGAGCGCGGCCCTGAAAAGGCCGGCGTGGGGGGTCCGATTCCCTCTCTCGGCATTTTAGTTTTTTTCTTCAGCGTATAAATAAAAAAAAGGGGGGGGTATAACCTCTCTTTTTTTATTTAAGTCATCAGCAATATCCAAAGTAAGGAATTAATTATGAGACTATTTCAGTCCAGGTTATTTCCGGTAGCCATCATCTGTTTTTTAGGGGTGATCATCTATTCCAATACTTTCCTATGTTCATTCCACCTAGACGATAATAATTCGATACTTCCCAATTTGGCCATAAGGGATATTCATAACCTGAGGAATATCTGGGATTTTTGGCCATCGCGTTTTATTACTTATTTTACTCTTGCAATCAATTACCATTTTCAACAGCTGGATGTGTGGGGTTATCACTTTTTTAATCTGATGGTCCATCTGCTTTCGGCAGTTTTGGTATGGTATCTTATACTTTTGACTTTTTCTACACCAACGCTAAGGAGAGAAAAGATCTCCGATTATTCTAAACTCATAGCTTTTTTTACCGGCCTGATATTTGTGGCTAGTCCGGTTCAGATCCAGGGGGTAACCTATATTGTTCAACGGGCTGTTTCTATGGCAACGCTGTTTTATTTGTCTTCTTTGATCCTTTATATTAAATTCCGCCTAATTCCAGAAGGAAATTCTGTTTCGGGACCAAAAGTTTTCTACTATGCCGGTTCACTGATAGCTCTAGTCTTTGCGATGTTTACCAAAGAGATGACTTTAACATTGCCTTTTATGATCTGCTTCTATGAGTTTAGTTTTTTAAAGAAGGCCAAAAAGAGAATTAATTGGAAACGCCTCGTTCCTTTTTTTCTTACCCTGTTCATTATTCCCTTAACTATGTTTTTGACCAGGTCGGTGGATATAACTCAGATGCATCGGACAGTAGAGCCTTCGCCGGGGATCTCGCCGTGGTATTACCTTTTGACTCAATTTCGGGTTCTTGTTACTTATATAAGATTGGTCTTTATGCCTTTAAACCAAAACCTGGATTATGATTATCCTATTATTAAAACTCTGCTGAATCTACCTGTTCTGGCAAGTATACTATTTCTGGCTATTATTTTAGTTTTTGCTATCCGTGCTTTTCGTAATTACAGATTAATTTCATTTGGTATCTTTTGGTTCTTCTTAACCCTTTTACCCGAATCTAGCATTATACCGATAAAGGATGTGATTTTCGAACATCGGCTTTATCTGCCTATGGTTGGCTTCAGTATTCTTTTGGTAAGTGGGATGTATTATTTATTTAAAGAAAGAAGAATTAAAGTCATGGTTATAGTGCTTTCTTTATTGGTTGTTTTTTATTCGATTTTAACTTATCAAAGAAACAAGGTATGGAAAGATGAGTTTACTTTATGGAGCGATGTGATACATAAGTCTCCCTTTAAGGCCAGAGGTTACAACATTCGAGGTTATACTTATGCCAGTAAAGGTGATTTGGATCGGGCAATAACAGACTATAATAAAGGGATAGAATTTGATCCTAGTTTAGCTATGTCTTTCTATAACAGGGGAAATGCTTATCAAAATAAGGGAGACTTTGACCGGGCTATTTCAGATTATAATAAGGCAATAGAGATTGACCCTAAATATCTTGATGCTTATAATAACAGGGGAAATGCTTATCAAAATAAGGGAGACTTTGACCGGGCTATTTCAGATTATAATAAAGTAATTGAAATCGATCCTAATTTTGTTAATGCATATAATAATAGAGATATTGCCTATAGAAAAAAGAGTGGTTTTAACCAAACAACTGCTGATTCTGGCGAAGGAATAAAGAAGGGAAATATTCCTGATTCAGCTATCCTTTATAATGACCAGGGGAATACTTATCGAAGCAATGGGGACTTTGGCCAGGCCATTGTTAATTATAACAAGGCAATAGAAATCGATTCCAACTATGCCCTTGCCTATAATAACCGGGGTATAGCTTATCAATTACAGGGTAATTCACAACAGGCCATTTTAGACTATAATAAAGTAATAGAAATGGATCCGAACATAGCAATAACTTATAACAATAGGGCGCTGATATATTTTGAAGAAGGTAAATATGAAGAATGCTGGGAGGATATCCGTAAAGCACAAGCATTAGGATACAATGTACCGTTTGAATTTATTGAACAAGTTCAAAAAGCCTATCCAAAGTAAGAAACAATCTAAGAAAGATATAGTATGGCCATTACGTTCAACACCACGGTATTGTTTATTTTGGCAAGTATCTGTATTTATTCTTTCGGCCAAGGTGGGTTTATGAAGATAGTTACTGATGAAGGCTCTAGAG
The nucleotide sequence above comes from Candidatus Omnitrophota bacterium. Encoded proteins:
- a CDS encoding tetratricopeptide repeat protein, with protein sequence MRLFQSRLFPVAIICFLGVIIYSNTFLCSFHLDDNNSILPNLAIRDIHNLRNIWDFWPSRFITYFTLAINYHFQQLDVWGYHFFNLMVHLLSAVLVWYLILLTFSTPTLRREKISDYSKLIAFFTGLIFVASPVQIQGVTYIVQRAVSMATLFYLSSLILYIKFRLIPEGNSVSGPKVFYYAGSLIALVFAMFTKEMTLTLPFMICFYEFSFLKKAKKRINWKRLVPFFLTLFIIPLTMFLTRSVDITQMHRTVEPSPGISPWYYLLTQFRVLVTYIRLVFMPLNQNLDYDYPIIKTLLNLPVLASILFLAIILVFAIRAFRNYRLISFGIFWFFLTLLPESSIIPIKDVIFEHRLYLPMVGFSILLVSGMYYLFKERRIKVMVIVLSLLVVFYSILTYQRNKVWKDEFTLWSDVIHKSPFKARGYNIRGYTYASKGDLDRAITDYNKGIEFDPSLAMSFYNRGNAYQNKGDFDRAISDYNKAIEIDPKYLDAYNNRGNAYQNKGDFDRAISDYNKVIEIDPNFVNAYNNRDIAYRKKSGFNQTTADSGEGIKKGNIPDSAILYNDQGNTYRSNGDFGQAIVNYNKAIEIDSNYALAYNNRGIAYQLQGNSQQAILDYNKVIEMDPNIAITYNNRALIYFEEGKYEECWEDIRKAQALGYNVPFEFIEQVQKAYPK